DNA from Acidobacteriota bacterium:
CTGCTGTCCCAGGTAACCGCTCATGGCGACGGACAGCAGAAAGGCGTCCGTCGTGTGGTACACCCAGCGCTTTCCGGGCGGCTCCTTCGTCGGATAGGCCATGGCGCCCCGCAGCTTGCGGTTCCGGTGCTCCGGCACGAAGAAGTTCAGCTCGGTCGTCGAGTTCTTCTCGTCGTCCTGTTCGCCCGTGTCCCAGTAGTGACCGGTCGCCATGTCGAGAGCGTGCTCGAAGGTCACCCCGCGGAAGCTGCCCCTGGGCGGCTTGTGTACGTAGTCCCGAAGCTCGAGTTCGGTCACCTCGAAGCCGTCCCGCTGCGCCAGCCGCATCAGCGCGACGGCGGCGACGGCGGTCTTGGCGGTGGAGTAGGACGGCAGCCGGATCTGCTCGGGATACGGGTAGTCGCCGTAGCGGGTGTGGACCGGGCCCTGGTAGTGGACTCCGCCGAAGGAGACGCCGAAGGCGGTGAGGTGCTCGCGGTCGAAGCCGCCACCGAAAGCCTGCGGGTAGACCTGGGCGCGCGGGTAGTCGTCGCGGATCCGTTCGATCGACCGGACAGACAGCCGCGAGGCGGCTTCGGCGGCGTAAGCCTCGAGCACGGCGTCTGCGTCCGGCGGCTCGCCGGAGGTGAAGCGGGTGGGGCCCGCGTCCCAGAGGTCGAACTTGAAGTACTTGCAGGTTTCCTGAGTGGCCTGGAAGGCCGCCGGCGAGGTGGCGCCGCCGTCGAACAGGAAGGACACGACGCCGTGGTAGGCGCAGTTCTGGTTGCGCTCGACCAGTGTGATCGGCAGCGACGCCCGGCTCCTGCCGCCGTCGGCGTTCTCGCTCCAGATCCGGCCCGGACCGACGATGACGTTCCAGTAGGCGTCGCCGGTGTAGCGGAGCGCGCGATTGGCGGGCACCAGGTGGGAGCCGCTCTGGACCAGGACAACGTCGAGCCGCGGGATGCGGCGGAGGGCTGAGACGATCGGCGGCTCATCCGCCCGCAGGTAGGTGTCGTGGTGGACGGTCCAGGAGGCTCCGCCGCCGCCGAAGAGCTGCAGCGTGCCTCGCATCTCGTGGCGCGGCGGCGCGGCGTTCTCCGGCAGGGCGAAGGCCGCGTTGTCCACGGGCGTTGGGAGTTCGCCGGCCAGTAGCCGGGACGCCGGCAGCAGGGTCCGCGCGACGTCGCCCGAGCCGGCGAGAGGATCGCCGGGCAGTTGGACGGTGGCCGCCGCGGGCAGGGCGGCGGCCGTGCAGACGGTCCAGAAAAGGGCGGCGAATCGGGCCATGTCGGCTGATGGTAGCTTGCCGGCGTCACCCGGATGCGGCGCCCGCCATGTACGTCCACCTGATCGACGGCACCTACGAGCTCTTCCGCCACCACTTCGGTGCGCCGAGCTATCGCAACGAGGACGGGCTCGAGGTGGGAGCGGTGCGTGGAGTCGTCTTCTCCTTGCTGGGCATGTTCCGGGATGGGGCGACCCACGTGGCGGTGGCGACGGACCACGTGATTGAGTCGTTTCGCAACGACATGTGGCCCGGCTACAAGACCGGCGAGGGGATCGAGCCGGAGCTTCTGGCTCAGTTCCCGGTGCTCGAGGACGCCCTGGACGCGCTCGGGGTCACGGTCTGGCCGATGGTGGAGCACGAGGCGGACGACGGACTCGCCAGCGGCGCCGCGATGGCGGCCGCGGATGAACGGGTCGTTGAGGTCCGCATCTGCACGCCGGACAAGGACCTGGCCCAGTGCGTCGACGCCGGCCGGGGCGGCCGGGTAGTGCAGGTCGACCGGCGGCGTGGCCTGCGCTGGGACGCGGACGGCGTCCGGGACAAGTTCGGGGTGGAGCCGGAGTCGATCCCCGACTATCTCGCCCTGGTCGGCGACAGCGCGGACGGATTCCCGGGCTTGCGGGGTTGGGGCGCAAAGTCGGCGGCCACCGTGCTGGCGCACTATGTCCACCTGGAGGAGATTCCGGACGAACCGTGGAAGTGGGCGGTCAAGGTGCGCAGCCGGGATCGGCTGGCGGCGACTCTCAGGGAGGAACGCGAAGCCGCGGAGCTGTTCCGCGAGCTCGCCACGCTGGTGCGCGATGCGCCGGTCAGGGGTTCCGTCGACGAGCTTCGGTGGCGAGGACCCGCCCCGGAACTGGAGGCGATGGCCGAGAGGTTGAAGGCGCCGGGGCTCGTGCAGCAGGCTGAGCGGCTCGCCGGCGAGTGGGCCGAAGCGGACGACGCGGTCCCCTTCTGACTGCCCATGCGGCGGCGGTCAGCGTAGGATCCGACCCGGCGTGAAACTGATCGACAAGCTGCGCACCGCGGCGTCCGAGAGACGGCCGTTCTACTCGTTCGAGTACTTCCCTCCGAAGACGGAGGCGGGGATCGAGAACCTTTACGCGCGCATTGAGCGCATGGGACGGCTGGAGCCGGCGTTCGTCGACGTGACCTGGGGCGCGGGCGGCAGCACCGCTGAACTTACCTTCGAGCTCGCGAGCACGATCGAGAACGTGCTCGGCATCGAGACGATGATGCACCTGACCTGCACCAACATGCCGCGCCGGAAGATCGCGGCGGTGCTCGAGAACTGTCGCGAGCGCGGCATCGGCAACATCCTGGCCTTGCGCGGCGATCCGCCGCGCGGAGGCGGCGCCTGGTCGCCCGTCGCCGACGGCTTTTCCCACGCTTCGGACCTGGTGCGGTTCATCCGCGAAGAGCACGGGGACCACTTTGGAATCTGTGTGGGCGGTTACCCGGAAGGTCACCCGGAGGCTTCGAGCCGGGAGCGCGATCTCGACTATCTGGCCGAGAAGGTTGCGACCGGAGCGGACTTCGTGATCACGCAGATGTTCTACGAGCCGGAGCTGTACTTCCGCTTCCTGGGGGACTGCCGGGAGCGCGGCGTGGACTGTCCGATCGTTCCGGGACTGGCGCCCATCAACGGATACCTGTCCTTTCAGCGCATCACGGGCTTCGGCGCCAGTGCGCCGCCCGAGATCGTCAGCGAGATCGAGGCGCGGCGGTTCCACGACGCGTCCGTGCGCGAGTACGGCCAGGATCTGTTGGCCGGCATCTGTCGCCGGCTGCTCGACGGCGGCGCGCCCGGCCTTCACTTCTACACCCTGAACCTCGAGCGTTCGGTGCAGGTCATCCTCGACCGCCTCGGCATCGTGCCGGAGCGCATCGAACGGGTCCTGCCGTGGCGGAGCGCGACGGCGGTTCAGCGCCCCAGGGAGGACGTTCGCCCGATTTTCTGGGCCAACCGGCCGAAGAGCTACCTCGCCCGGACCCAGGACTGGGACGAGTTTCCGAACGGGCGCTGGGGCGATGCCGGTTCACCCGCGTTCGGCGATCTCGGCGATCACCATCTCGCCTTCCGACCGATCAAGGCCGATGTGGCCCGTGAGCGGTGGGGCCGCGAGCTGCCCTCGATCGACCAGGTGCGGGAGGTCTTCGCGGGTTTCTGTCGCGGCGACGTCGACGGGATCCCCTGGTACGACTGGCCGTTGGACCTGGAGAGCGAACCGCTGCGCAGCGCCCTTGTGCGGCTGAACCTGGCGGGTCTGCTGACGATCAACTCGCAGCCGCGCGTGAACGGCGCTGCTTCCGACGATCCCGCGGTCGGCTGGGGCGGCGCTGGAGGCCGCGTCTACCAGAAGGCGTACCTGGAGTTCTTCGTGGCGCCGGAGCAGGTGTCGCCGCTACTGGCCGCACTGGACCGGAAGCCGAGCCTGACGTACCACGCGATCGACCGGTCCGGTACGGCCTGGAGCAACTGCGACTCGGTCAACGCGGTGACCTGGGGCGTGTTCCCGGGCGAGGAGATTCGCCAGCCGACGATCGTCGACCCGCGTTCCTTCGAGGTCTGGAAGGACGAGGCCTTCGACCTGTGGCTGTCCTCCTGGGCGGCGGTGTACGAAGAAGACAGCGAGTCACGCCGCCTGCTCCAGAGGATCCACGACACGTACTTCCTCGTCAACGTGGTCGACAACGACTACGTCGATGGCGATCTGCTCGGTTACCTGCTCGAGGCGGTTCAGGCGGAGGAGCCGCCGTCCATGACGATCGTCGCTCCCGTCACGTAGCTGCCCATCTTGGAGGCCAGGAAGACGGCGGCGCCGGCGATCTCGTTCGGCTGTGCGTGCCGTCCGACGGGTGTCCGACTGGCGATCGCCTGCCGCTTCTCCTCGGAGTCGACGAGCACGCTGGCGAAGTAGGTCTCCACCACGCCGGGCGCGATCGCGTTCACCCGGATGCCGTACTGGCCGAGTTCCTTGGCCCAGCCGCGGGTCATGTTCAGCACCGCCGCCTTGGTCAGCGCGTAGGTCAACTCGTTTGGTCCGGGGCGGAGGCCGGCGATCGAGGCGACGCTGATCACGTTGCCCGAACCCTGCTTCTTCATCAACCGCGCAGCCTGCTGGATATGGACGAAGTACCCCTTGAGGTTGACTTCCAGGGTCTTGTCGAAAGCCCATTCCGGCATGTCAATCGCCGGCCCGAAGTAGGGGTTCGTGGCGGCATTGTTCACCAGGATGTCGAGTCGCCCGAACTCGCTCTCGATGCGCTCGACCAGGCCCGCGATCTGATCCACGTTGCCGGCGTGACAGGCGATAGGCACCGCCTTGCCGCCGTCGGCCTCGATTGACTCGGCTACCCTGTCGAGCCCTTCCTGCTTCCGCGACGCGAGGATGACGGTCGCCCCCTGCTCGGCGAAGCCGCGCGCGATGGCCTCCCCGATGCCGCGCGAGGCGCCGGTAACGAGGGCGACCTGGTTGGTGAGGCTGAAGTCGAGGATGGGCATGGACTGAGATCTCCAGGGTTGTGTCTGGTTCTGGTCGGCGCGTGAGCATACGACGGCTGGTTCGGTCCTGGATGGCTGCTACCGTGCCGGCTCGTGACAGATCATCCGTGCTCCAACCTTCGCGTGATCGAGGTCGCCGGCTCGCCAGCCGGCGCCTATGCGGGACGGCTGTTGGCGGCATGCGGTGCGGAAGTGCTGCGGCTTGAACCGCCCGAAGGCGATCCGTGGCGTGAGGCTGGCGAGCGTTGGCAGGGCCTCGGAGCTGAGTATGCGTACCTGAATGTCGGCAAGCGGGCGGGGCGTCTGCGGCAGAGTACGGACGGCGGCCGAGGGCAGATCCTGGAGTTGATCGAGCGCGACGGCGCCGACATCGTGATCGAGAGCGCCGCGCCGGGGGCGCTCGAACCGCTGATCGATGAGGCCGATACGCCGCAGGCCGTGCTGCTGCGGATCTCACCGTTCGGCCTGGGTTCTGCGGCGCGCGAGGTCTGGGGCGAGGCGGGACCGCCGCGGTCGAACGGCTTCACGGACGACGCCTGGTCCGGTCACCTCTACCTGAACGGTGCTCCGGACCGGGAGCCCATCGCGCGGCCGGGGCTCCACTCGTCCTGTCAGGCGGGCGCCCACGCGGTGATCGGCGGTCTGGCGGCACTGCTGGCCCGGCCCGCGATCGGCCGCGGCCAGACGATCGACGTCTCCCACGTCGAGGCGCTGGCCGCTCTGCACCAGTACACGACGGTGATGTGGACCCAGGCCGGGTACGTCCTCGGCCGGGTCGGCAACTCCCAGGGCGGGCCGTGGCATCCGGTCGGCGTTCATCGCTGTCAGGACGGCTACGTTGCCCTCTCGATACCGAGTCGGGAGATGCTCGAGCCCTTCCTCGAGGCGGCGGGCCTGGCTCATGTCCTGGAGGACCCGCGCTTCGCCGAGGATGCCGACCGGGCTCAACACCGAGAGGAGTTCGACCGGGCGATCGATCCCTGGATGATGGCCCACACCGAGGCCGAGATCATCGAGCTGGGCGAGCGGGTCCGCGTGCCGATCGGTCCGGTGATCGACGCGCTGGAGGTGCTGGACGACCCGCACTTCCGGGCCCGCGGTTTCTTCGTGCCGATCGACGGCGACGGCGGGCCGCTCGTTCCGCGTGGGCCGTTTCTTCTGAACGGCACGTCGTCGTCGTCGGCCATCGATTCCTCGGTTGCGCGAACGGCGCCGGCGATGGACGGGGTTGCCGGTTGGCAGGCGCGGAGGACCGGCATGGCTCAAAGGTCGTCGCCTTCCGCGTTGACCGACGGGCCCCTCCATGGCCTCCGCGTGCTGGATCTCACCAGGGTCTGGGCGGGACCGTTGGCTATGCGAATGCTGGGCGATCTCGGCGCCGATGTGATCAAGGTCGAGGCCGCCTGGGCGCGTGGGCCGGCGACCCGGTCGGCAAGGATCGCCCGTCTCACGCACCTGTTCCCGGAGAACGATGCCGGGAAACGCTCGTACAACCGCAACGCCGCGTTCAACA
Protein-coding regions in this window:
- a CDS encoding serine hydrolase, producing MARFAALFWTVCTAAALPAAATVQLPGDPLAGSGDVARTLLPASRLLAGELPTPVDNAAFALPENAAPPRHEMRGTLQLFGGGGASWTVHHDTYLRADEPPIVSALRRIPRLDVVLVQSGSHLVPANRALRYTGDAYWNVIVGPGRIWSENADGGRSRASLPITLVERNQNCAYHGVVSFLFDGGATSPAAFQATQETCKYFKFDLWDAGPTRFTSGEPPDADAVLEAYAAEAASRLSVRSIERIRDDYPRAQVYPQAFGGGFDREHLTAFGVSFGGVHYQGPVHTRYGDYPYPEQIRLPSYSTAKTAVAAVALMRLAQRDGFEVTELELRDYVHKPPRGSFRGVTFEHALDMATGHYWDTGEQDDEKNSTTELNFFVPEHRNRKLRGAMAYPTKEPPGKRWVYHTTDAFLLSVAMSGYLGQQAGASSREPADLLEFLAAEVYRPLGVSAGALQSLRTDNRADGYVFGGYGMFWTPDDILKIANLLNAQRGRIGDRQVLHPGMVAAAMQEDEEDRGLDAVHNGHPNKYNNSIWSRQIQVTDGTGTKQVWVRQMLGYGGIGVLMLPNGAVFYYFGDKDQHDWLRSAREAYKLR
- a CDS encoding CoA transferase → MTDHPCSNLRVIEVAGSPAGAYAGRLLAACGAEVLRLEPPEGDPWREAGERWQGLGAEYAYLNVGKRAGRLRQSTDGGRGQILELIERDGADIVIESAAPGALEPLIDEADTPQAVLLRISPFGLGSAAREVWGEAGPPRSNGFTDDAWSGHLYLNGAPDREPIARPGLHSSCQAGAHAVIGGLAALLARPAIGRGQTIDVSHVEALAALHQYTTVMWTQAGYVLGRVGNSQGGPWHPVGVHRCQDGYVALSIPSREMLEPFLEAAGLAHVLEDPRFAEDADRAQHREEFDRAIDPWMMAHTEAEIIELGERVRVPIGPVIDALEVLDDPHFRARGFFVPIDGDGGPLVPRGPFLLNGTSSSSAIDSSVARTAPAMDGVAGWQARRTGMAQRSSPSALTDGPLHGLRVLDLTRVWAGPLAMRMLGDLGADVIKVEAAWARGPATRSARIARLTHLFPENDAGKRSYNRNAAFNKMNRNKRSVTLELSEPEARGIFEALVERADVVCDNFSPRVMPKLGLDSDRLRELNPGVIAVSMPGFGNSGPYRDRLAFGPLIESAMGLTSALGYRDGGPHRSGIAWPDPMTALHTAVGTLAMLYGRSQSPEGRGGTVETPMVEAMATMFGDHILAAQLRGSAEPRRGNRHPVRAPQGCYPCRGKDRWVAISVRDEREWRTFCGVVGLPEVFASQSLAERQADEDRIDEVLSEWTRSWDRDDLVALLLRAGVTAAPVADARDMAEDPFLEARGFWAEVDHPEVGRRRYPGLPIHLSATPATYRRGAPCLGEHNREVLVEVLGFPASRVDEFEGAGLLTDRPPEGATGRGIRKE
- a CDS encoding glucose 1-dehydrogenase; translated protein: MPILDFSLTNQVALVTGASRGIGEAIARGFAEQGATVILASRKQEGLDRVAESIEADGGKAVPIACHAGNVDQIAGLVERIESEFGRLDILVNNAATNPYFGPAIDMPEWAFDKTLEVNLKGYFVHIQQAARLMKKQGSGNVISVASIAGLRPGPNELTYALTKAAVLNMTRGWAKELGQYGIRVNAIAPGVVETYFASVLVDSEEKRQAIASRTPVGRHAQPNEIAGAAVFLASKMGSYVTGATIVMDGGSSA
- a CDS encoding methylenetetrahydrofolate reductase — protein: MKLIDKLRTAASERRPFYSFEYFPPKTEAGIENLYARIERMGRLEPAFVDVTWGAGGSTAELTFELASTIENVLGIETMMHLTCTNMPRRKIAAVLENCRERGIGNILALRGDPPRGGGAWSPVADGFSHASDLVRFIREEHGDHFGICVGGYPEGHPEASSRERDLDYLAEKVATGADFVITQMFYEPELYFRFLGDCRERGVDCPIVPGLAPINGYLSFQRITGFGASAPPEIVSEIEARRFHDASVREYGQDLLAGICRRLLDGGAPGLHFYTLNLERSVQVILDRLGIVPERIERVLPWRSATAVQRPREDVRPIFWANRPKSYLARTQDWDEFPNGRWGDAGSPAFGDLGDHHLAFRPIKADVARERWGRELPSIDQVREVFAGFCRGDVDGIPWYDWPLDLESEPLRSALVRLNLAGLLTINSQPRVNGAASDDPAVGWGGAGGRVYQKAYLEFFVAPEQVSPLLAALDRKPSLTYHAIDRSGTAWSNCDSVNAVTWGVFPGEEIRQPTIVDPRSFEVWKDEAFDLWLSSWAAVYEEDSESRRLLQRIHDTYFLVNVVDNDYVDGDLLGYLLEAVQAEEPPSMTIVAPVT
- a CDS encoding flap endonuclease; the protein is MYVHLIDGTYELFRHHFGAPSYRNEDGLEVGAVRGVVFSLLGMFRDGATHVAVATDHVIESFRNDMWPGYKTGEGIEPELLAQFPVLEDALDALGVTVWPMVEHEADDGLASGAAMAAADERVVEVRICTPDKDLAQCVDAGRGGRVVQVDRRRGLRWDADGVRDKFGVEPESIPDYLALVGDSADGFPGLRGWGAKSAATVLAHYVHLEEIPDEPWKWAVKVRSRDRLAATLREEREAAELFRELATLVRDAPVRGSVDELRWRGPAPELEAMAERLKAPGLVQQAERLAGEWAEADDAVPF